In Caldicoprobacter guelmensis, the sequence GGATGAGGATGCCTTTATTGAAGCTATGGAAAGGTCCTTCCATCACAAGTTTGCTACCAAACCACATGTTATAGAAGGAAACATGAGGGCTCTCAAGCGTGCTATGCAGGAGGTGAAAGGGCTATGACAAAGGAACGCAAGATGAATATAAGAGAAGACATGTCATGGAGAGACATGCCGCAGGGTGGACATATCATAGATGCTGGTAATGCAGAGGACTTCAAAACCGGAGACTGGCGTTCTATGAGGCCGGTGTGGCTGCAGGACAAGTGCAAGCAGTGCTTGCTGTGCTGGCCGGTATGCCCCGATATGGCTATCCCGGTAGAAGAAGGTAAGAGAAAGGACTTTGACTTTGACCACTGCAAAGGCTGTGGAATTTGTGTAGAGGTATGTCCTTTTAAAGCCATAGATTTTGTGGAAGAAGAGTAAGGGAGGGGAATGTGGAATGGCAATCAAGGATAAGTTGAGCGGTAATGAAGCTATAGCTGTGGCTATGCGACAGATTGATCCCGATGTGGTAGCGGCATTTCCTATCACGCCATCGACCGAAGTACCGCAATATTTTTCACAATTTGTTGCCAATGGACAGGTACACACAGAGTTTGTAGCTGTTGAGTCTGAGCACAGTGCCATGAGCGCATGTATAGGTGCTGAAGCAGCTGGTGCTAGGACCATGACGGCCACGTCTTCCCAGGGTTTAGCATTGATGTGGGAGATGCTTTATATTGCTGCTTCAATGCGTTTGCCCATCGTTATGGCGGTCATTAATCGAGCTCTGTCTGGCCCCATCAATATCCACAATGACCACAGCGATAGCATGGGTGCTAGAGATTCGGGCTGGATTCAGCTGTATTGTGAGAACAATCAGGAGGCTTACGATAACCTGATACAGGCTATTCGCATTGCCGAGCATAAGGATGTTCAGCTGCCTGTGATGGTGTGTTATGACGGTTTCATTACCAGCCATGCTGTGGAGAATATAGAACTTCTTGAGGACGAAAAGGTAAAAGAGTTTGTCGGGGAGTATAAACCGCAATACTCTTTGCTTGATAAAGACCATCCTATTTCTATGGGGCCCCTTGATATGCCTGCATACTACTTTGAACACAAGCGCGCACAGGCAGAAGCTATGAAGAATGCAAAGAGGGTGATCCTGGAGGTTGCACAAGAATTTGAGAAGCTGACTGGGAGGAAGTATGGATATTTTGAAGAATACAAGATGGAAGATGCTGAAGTAGGTATTGTCATAATGAACTCTACAGCCGGTACTGCCAAGTTTGTGGTGAATGAGCTGCGCAAACAGGGCATTAAGGCCGGTTTGATCAAGTTAAGAGTGTTCCGTCCATTTCCCTTTGAAGAGCTGGGTAAAGCTCTGTCGCATTTGAAAGCTGTGGCCATTATGGACAAGGCTGATAGCTTCTCAACAGCAGGTGGCCCGTTGTTTACAGAGGTAAGAAGTGCCATGTTTGATTACGCAAGGGATACCAAGGCTGTAAGCTATATATACGGTCTGGGAGGCCGCGATGTACGTCCCGATGAGATCATGAAGGTATACCAAGACTTGTTGGAGATCGCAAGGACCGGACAGGTAAAATCGACTTTCAACTACCTGGGCGTAAGAGAATAGGAGGTGTGCAAGGTGGCATACAATCTGAAGACTTTGACGGAAAAAGAGGAACGCTTTACCGGGGGCCACAGGATGTGTGCAGGTTGTGGTGCTCCTATCGTGGTGAGGACTGTACTCCGGGCCTTGAAGCCCGAGGACCATGCGGTTATTGGAGTGGCTACAGGTTGCCTTGAAGTTTCAACCTGCTTGTATCCTTATACCGCCTGGAAGGATTCGTTTATCCACAGCGCGTTTGAGAACGCTGCTGCCACTGTTTCAGGAGCTGAGGCGGCATATCGTGCGCTATCTAAAGTTGGCAAGGTCAAGGGTACTACCAAGTTCATTGCGTTTGGTGGAGATGGTGGCACTTATGATATAGGTTTCCAGGCTCTTTCTGGAGCCATGGAAAGAGGCCATGATATGGTGTATGTCTGCTATGACAACGAGGCTTACATGAATACTGGAATACAGAGGTCTTCGTCCACACCCAAGTATGCTGATACTACCACTTCACCTGCTGGAAGCGAGTTGCCCGGTAAGGTTCAATTTAAGAAGGATTTGACCATGATCATGGCTGCCCACAACATTCCCTATGTGGCGCAAACTGCTCCTTTTAGAAACCTGAAGGACCTTTATGAGAAGGCTGAGAAAGCCATATATACTCCGGGGCCGGCATTTTTA encodes:
- a CDS encoding 4Fe-4S binding protein, whose translation is MTKERKMNIREDMSWRDMPQGGHIIDAGNAEDFKTGDWRSMRPVWLQDKCKQCLLCWPVCPDMAIPVEEGKRKDFDFDHCKGCGICVEVCPFKAIDFVEEE
- the porA gene encoding pyruvate ferredoxin oxidoreductase; protein product: MAIKDKLSGNEAIAVAMRQIDPDVVAAFPITPSTEVPQYFSQFVANGQVHTEFVAVESEHSAMSACIGAEAAGARTMTATSSQGLALMWEMLYIAASMRLPIVMAVINRALSGPINIHNDHSDSMGARDSGWIQLYCENNQEAYDNLIQAIRIAEHKDVQLPVMVCYDGFITSHAVENIELLEDEKVKEFVGEYKPQYSLLDKDHPISMGPLDMPAYYFEHKRAQAEAMKNAKRVILEVAQEFEKLTGRKYGYFEEYKMEDAEVGIVIMNSTAGTAKFVVNELRKQGIKAGLIKLRVFRPFPFEELGKALSHLKAVAIMDKADSFSTAGGPLFTEVRSAMFDYARDTKAVSYIYGLGGRDVRPDEIMKVYQDLLEIARTGQVKSTFNYLGVRE
- a CDS encoding thiamine pyrophosphate-dependent enzyme; its protein translation is MAYNLKTLTEKEERFTGGHRMCAGCGAPIVVRTVLRALKPEDHAVIGVATGCLEVSTCLYPYTAWKDSFIHSAFENAAATVSGAEAAYRALSKVGKVKGTTKFIAFGGDGGTYDIGFQALSGAMERGHDMVYVCYDNEAYMNTGIQRSSSTPKYADTTTSPAGSELPGKVQFKKDLTMIMAAHNIPYVAQTAPFRNLKDLYEKAEKAIYTPGPAFLNVLAPCPRGWRYDTPKLMEIVRLAIETCVWPLYEVIEGKFILNYKPKNKLPVVEYLKPQGRFRHLFTKENEGLIDEIQKEVDRRWNRLLELCGEA